The genomic DNA GACAGATAAATAAACGGTTAGTGATGAACTGCCAATTTTATCAAACCCTTTAGGTAATCCTGTCAATTTATTTCTGGAGACCCTCAATTCAACCAAGCTTGATAAGTTGACGATGGTCTCTGGGAGTTCGGTTAGGTTATTGTCATTCAGGCGGAGATACTTAAGTTGCGACAGTTGTCCGATGGAAGTAGGAAGATTGTTCAATTGGTTATCGTCCAAATTAAGCGTTTTTAATTCCCTCAAGTTACCGATGGACTCTGGAAGTATCTTGAGGTTATTCTCTCGTAATTTGAGGGTCGTCAAAGCACCAAGATTTCCGAAATTTTCTGGTAATTGGGTTATTAGATTATTCTCCAAATTCAGGATCCGAAGATCTTCCAAATCGGAAAAAGAATCAGGTAGTTTGGTGATGCTGTTTTTGGAGAGGTTCAATTCTTCCAAGGAGGTGTGTTTTCCGAAAAAGGCAGGTAATTCCGAAAGATTATTGTTCGATAAATTCAGTTCTCGAATTATCCGATAGTGACCATTGAGTGGGCTTATATCCCGAATCTTATTATTGTTCAGAATGACAATATACAGGCTTCTCATTTCGGCTACTGATGCAGGTAGGTATTCAATGTCGTTATCGGGTAGGTACAAGACTTTTAAATTTGTAAGTCCACCTATTGTTTCTGGAAGTTCGCTAAGTTGATTGCGCTGTATCTCTAAGTTTACTAATTGGGATAAATTTCCTATGGAGTTGGGTAGCCTTTTTAATTGATTATCATTTAGGACTAAGTTCAAAAGGTTCTTCAAGTCGCCGATAGCTTTGGGCAACTCTGTGATGTTATTCTCATGTAAATTGAGTTGTTCAAGGGATTCGAGTTGAGAAAAGCTTTTTGGAAGGGAACTCAAGGCGTTGTTATGCATTAAGATCGCCTTCAATGCCTTCAGTTTTCCAAAATTCTTGGGTAGTTCTACTAATTGATTGTTATATGCAATCAGTGTTTGAAGCTGTTTCAGTTCACTAAATTCGTTGGGCAACCTCATTAACTGGTTACCCTCAATATAAAGTTTTTTAAGGCTTTCCCATCCGTCTATGGTGTTGGGTAGTTTGATTAATTTATTGTAGGAGATTTTTAAATATTCAAGATTCGGTAAATGACCAAATTCATCAGGGAGCAAAGCCAAGTTGTTTTGGTCTAAGTCAAGGTGTTTCAACTTTTTTAAATTACCGATGGTCGTCGGGATTTTTATCAGTTTATTCCTCGAAATATCTAACTCCATGAGGTTGGTTAAATATCCAATTTCTACAGGTAGCGATGTGAGTTGGTTGTTTGATAATTCTAAGTAAACTATAGACGTGAGGTAGCGGATTTCTGGAGGGAGTTCGGTAAGGCCTGTACCATTTAAATGCAATGAAGTGACATTGCCGTCTTGATCCAAGTAAACTTTTTTTGATGTTTGGCTTAAGCCTAACTTTTTTAATGCATCGTATTGTTTGCTCAGGGGAGTTTGGGCTGCTTGCACGCCTTTAATAGGCGTATTATTAGGTGCAGAAGACGCTTCGCAAAGTTGTGTAGCTCCAACCAGAGATAGAAAAATGAGGGGAAAGAAAAAATACAGGGATGCTTTCATTTCATTTTCAGTTGTTTATCAGCGATGGTGAATTCTTTTAGATTGAATTTAAATCAAAATAATGATAAAAAAAATCAATACAATTTAATTATTTGAACTTTTAAAAAATGGATGGGAATTCTTTGTGATGAAGCAAAAAAAGCGGTTGCTCAAAGAACAACCGCTTAGAATATTTTTAAACTGAATCAGATTAAAGAGTTACTTTTACATAAAGTGGCGTTTCAACTTTAATATCTGAATGTTTATTGTAAGTCTTGTAGGTTACCTCAAATACCTGGCCTTCTTTCATGTTTACCATGAAGTGCGCTTTTAAAACCACGTACAGTTTGGCGTAAACTTCTTCTGCTGTTTTGTAATGGCTCAGGGTAAAGCTGCCATATTTTGGATTTTCACCTACCATGGCGTAATCATCCGCCGTTAGGGTATAGGCGGTCGCTTTGTCAACTTTAGCAGTAGGTGCGAAGTTGAAACTTGGAACGGCCAACCATTTGGTGTTGGTCACATCAAAAGTAACCATGGTGGTGTCAGCACTTTTATGGTGGTCGATGTAAGTGTTATAGGTCACGAACATTGTTTCACCGGCTTTGGCCATGTATTTATTTCCTAAAACCTCCGTTACATTCTCCTCGAAAGAAAGGCTGTCTTTACCGAAGTTTTTATATTTTTTGATGCTTTCTTTTGACGATAACGCATAATCGGCATCGGCCAAAGTGTAAGGGGCGTCTTTTGTGTATTCAGCATCTGCCACCAAAGTTTTTCCACTGATAAAACGATACCAATCATCGTTTTGAGTCAGTTTCTGATCCAATTCATCATGAATGTCTTTCATTGGGTTACAAGCAGATGCTCCCAAAACCAAAGCGAATAGGAAATAGATATAAGAATTTTTCATCTTTCTGTATTTTTATGGGGAAGCGCAGGCTCCCCCTTGAGATCAATCTTGTGATTAAAATTTAACTTTCATACCCAATGACCAGGTGCGACCTACCGTAGGGTATGCCAAAGCACTTTGCCAGTTGTGGTCGTTTCCGTCACGTGCATCAGCGATGTAATCGGTATCCAAGATATTGTTCAGGTTACCGAAGATAGTGGCGTCAAATTTACCGATTTTGAACCCGTAGTTCACATTGAAGTCCAACAAGAAGTAGTTCGGCATTTTCCATGATTGCTCACGGTCAGCAGTTTCTGGGTGTTCAGCATCAAAATCACGTTTTGAAGGATCGTAGTCGGCGTAGATGTTGCCAAAGTAGGTGCCTTCCAAACCGATTCTCAGTTTAGGCAACACTTCGTAACGTACACCCAAAGCACCCGTAGTTTGTGCAGCATTACCTACTTTAAGGTCTTTTACAGACAAGGCTTTTTCACCACCAACAGGTTGTTGGTTTTGGTCGTAGAACGTGGCGTTCACGTCATCAATCCAGTACCAGTTGTTGATCGAACCAGAACCTTTGATGGTCAATAATTTCGATGGACGGTATTCAAAGTCAAACTCAACTCCTTCGTGAAGTGCTGACAAGCCCGTAATATTGGCGAACAGGTCACCACCGTCTTGTGCTTCACCGAACAAAGTACGTGTCATGGCTTTATCTTGCCATTTGGTGATATAAGCATTTGCATTACCTGCAAATTTTGCTGAACGGTAACCGTAACCACCTTCAATAGTGATGATTTTTTCGTTTACAGCACCTTTGTTAATATCGTTTTTGTAGTTCATGAAAACAGCGTTCATGAATGGAGGGCGTTGCAAGTAACCTGCGTTTACAAACACATTATGGTGTGCATTGAAGTTATAGTTTACCCCACCTTTAATTCCGTAAGTCTGGAATGAAACATAGTCTGTTTCTTGGTTTCCTTCAGTATAGTTGAAGTAATCTTTACGCTTGTACATGATGTTCGATCCGTAGCCAGAAACGAAAGCAGAAAGATTATCCTTAGAGTATTCCAACTGAGAGAACAATGATTGCCATAGTACGTGAGAGTCGTTTTTGAAACCTACTTCATCACCTACACGAGCGATTTTATTAGGGTCATTGACATCAAAATTGCGGTCAATCATATAATCACCACCCATCAGATCAGTAACTTCTTTGGTGTGGAATCCTGTGTAAGCTCTCAAATCTACCCCTGAAGTCAGGGTCAAAGCAGGAGACAGATTAGCAGTCAATGTAGAAACACCACCGTACCAGTTGTGTGAGTTGATGGCATTGGCCATGATGGTTGTAGATTCGCCAGCAGGCTTGCCATCAGCAGCATCATTGTTTTCTTGTGCCAAAGCATCAAAATCGATGTGTGAGTTTGGCAAACGGTAGTTATTGAAGTAAGCATCTTTACCGTAACCTGCAACTCCGCCACCACGGCCGAATGAAGCATACAATACGGTTGATAACTGCAATTTATCGTTGATCGTCCAGTAATCATTCAAAGAGAATACTGGTTTCGAGTAAGAGTTCGATTTAGAGTTCAATACATGACCATTGTAAACACCCCAGTCAGCATTGTAACGACGGCCATTATTATAAATATCTTCAAGGCTCAGACGAGTAGAACGCTGCCCGTGCTCTTGGCTTGCGCCGAATACGTTGAAAGACATCATGTGGTTTGGAGTCCACTGCTTAGAAACGTTCAGGAAGTATGACCAACCCTCGAATTGAGTCGCATCAACATAACCGTTACCTTTGGTATGCGCGCCAGAGAAAGACACTGCCCAGCCGTTATCCATTTGACCTGTTGAAAGTGTTACAGATTCCTTAGAGAAACCATCATTACCTACTCCCACAAAAAAGCTACCACCTTGTTTGGCGTCTGTTGCCTGAGTTAAAATGTTAATTGTACCCCCCATAGATGGAATGGCCAATTTAGAAGCACCCAGACCGCGCTGTACCTGCATGCTGCGGGTTACGTCTGAAAGACCTGCCCAGTTCGACCAGTAAACTCGACCATTTTCCATGTCGTTCACAGGCATACCGTTAATCAAAACGGCAATGTTTTCTGAACCAAAACCACGCAAAGAGATACGGGAGTCACCGAATCCACCACCTTGTTTGGTTGCATAAACACCAGGAGTAGATTTCAGCACTTCAGGAAATTCCTGCGTACCCAATTTCTCCTGTAAAGCTTTTGCCTTAATCGTCGCTACGGCAACGGGAGTTTTACGATCAGTGGCCACCGATGCAAAAACCTGAACTTCCTGAAGACCTACGGCATCACCTTTGAGGAGGATTGTACCCAAATCTTGAGTTGTTCCATTAAGCGTTACTGGGATTTGTTGTGTTTCCATACCAACAAAAGAGACGTCCACGGTTTGAGGGCCTGTTTTGTCAGTTTTCAAAGTAAACGAACCGTCGATAGAGGTGATCGTTCCCTGTGTGGTGTGATCTAATAAAACGTTCGCCCCAATAACTGGGTCATGTGTTCCATCTTCAAGGATTTTACCTTTCAGAATTGTTTGAGCGTAAGTCATGGATGAAGTCAATACCATGAACATTAACGCCAGCATCAGTTGTAAACCTTTTTGCATTTTCTTTGCGTCGTTAGTAGTTGTCTTTGAAAGATGTTACAAATAAAATGCCTTAATTTTCGCTATTTGAATACCCGATTAATATATAGTAAAAAATGGGATGGGTTTTTATGGCTGAGATTAGTCTATAAATGGCCTTTAATTGACTCTCAGAGGTGTTTTTTGGTAAAGTCAAGGATATTTTTAATCTGAGTTTAGAAAAAATGTTGCCTTGAAAAAAATATTTCCTCAGTAGGTCATCAGGGCTGTTCTGTTACTTCAATAATTATAGATACGGACTTGTTTCGTGTTTATTATCATAATATTAGAAATGCATTAACATAATAGTATTTTAAATATTTGATTATTTTATTTTATGATCATGTGTTTTTAGATATTTTTATTATCGTATAATGATATTTTAGCTCTTCTCCGAATCTGTTGATATTTCGGCTTTTGGGCGAAAAATTAGCGTGATTTGTTATGAATCACTCGAATTTTGACATTTTGTTAAAAATTAACGCCTTCATCCGTGATTTGGTGATAAATACAACGACTGTTGGTTGATTTCGTGACTTAATGTCATTTTAAAATAATTTTGCGGTTAATATTTGCTTATCCTCAAAATGTAGTCGAAAAACAAGTATGATGATGTGAATTAAGCAATTTCGATCAGCGTCGTGGGCGACTCATCACGTGCAGACTTTTGCTGGTCATTCGGCAGAATAATGATGAATTCTGTCCCTTCATTTTTATGAAAAGAGACGCGTATTTTGCCATTATGGATCTTAATCAGCTCATGTACCAAAGCCAAACCAACCCCAGTCCCTTTGATTTGATGGGTATTATTTGCCCTGAAGAATGGCTGGAAAAGATTGCCTCTTTGTTCTTCGGGAATACCGATACCAAAATCTCGGATACTGATGCGCAACTGTTCGTCTTTTTCAATCTTCACGAGGGGCGCAGGTGCATTGGCCGAATATTTCAGGGCATTTGACAATAAGTTAGAGAATACCTGTTTCATCAAATTACGGTCAAAGGTCCAATTGACTTCACCAATAACATTGGTAGTGACTGAAATCTTTCGGTGCTCCGGATCCACCGTTTCATACTCTTCGATAAGTTCCTGGAGTAGGGGAATCAAGTCGGTGTTTTCGGGGTTGAAGGCAATTTTCCCTGCCTCACTTTTATTAAAGACCAAAATACTGTTCACCATGTCGGTCAAAGAGTCAATGGCTGAATAGACCCGATCGTATTTGCTGAGTCGCCATTGTTTGGTACTTTCTGAAATCGTCATTTCACCCTCTTCCATTGTTTGGAGTAATTGGGTGGTACTTTTAATGATGGTCATTGGTGTTTTAAACTGGTGACTCACCATGGCGGTAAACTGTGATTTCAATTTCCCGAGCTGTTTTTCTCTGTTCAGGGCAGAGTTAAGTTGAGAGTTGAGTTGCTTGCGCTTTGTAATATCCTGCACAATGGCATCAATGCCGATCAATTGTCCGTGCTGAAAAATCTGAAATTCAGTAATTCTTACCCACTGCAATTTTTTATCATCACGACGGATAGCCACATCGTAAACATGTCTTTTCTGATTGTTCTCCACAATGGAAAAGGGGAATACATGCTGATCGAGAAATTGCTGAACATTGAATATATTGACCTCTTCACCAAATATATGCGATGGACTATTACTGCTAAAGGTCAGCTGGTTATTGGCATCGCGTGAAAACATATAGAATTCTTCCCCAACGGAATCTACGAGGTTTTGAATTTGACTTTGGTACCGTTCGAGTTGATTTTTCTTATTGAAAAGCTGCTCTTCCCGTTTTTTGCTTTGGGCCTTGAAAAGTATGGAGGTCATGCCTGAAAAAGTAAAGCCTGTAACGAAGCTGATCATCACTCTGATTTTTTTTTCTGCATCACTAATGGGGTGAAGCCAGTGCGGGTAAAGCTCCTGTAATGTCCATAACAGAATAAAATTAATAATGACCAGTTTCATGAAAATGTTCCTGTAAGTTTCGGGGATGAAATGCAGAAAACTGATAAAAATAAAGACCATTCCAAAGGCGGAGGACCCGGTAACTCCTCCTGTGCTGAACCAGATCACACTTAGCACGGTATAGGTGATCAATATGAAAAATAGCAGGGGCACATCATATTTTTTTCTCACCCTTGAAAAGTAATAAATCAGTCCAATGCCCAAGGTGAGGGTAAGATAGAGCAATTTGACGATCAGGGGTTGGCCGAAGGTGAAGTTCACGACGGTCATGGAAACAGCAATGAACAAGCCAAAAATAAATAGCCCATTGACCCCTCGGTGTTCAAAGGAAAAGTTGGTGTCTTCACCAAGGATGACCTGCAAAATAAGATTGTTTTTCATGCTGGGTGGAGTTGTTAACGGTAGGTGTTTTATTTGGTGCTGAATTTTTTTCTGTAAAATTCAGCGACCTGATGATTGTAAAAAATGTCTTCTTTGAAGGCTCGTGGAAGAAAGTGCAATTGGGGATATTTCATTTGCATGCTTTCTTTAAAAGTCTGCACCCGTAATTTATGATCGGGGGAGTGGTAGGAGATGAAATACCTTTGAATCGAAGGGTCACCGTCTTTACACAAATGATAGATCCTTTCTATCCAGTCCAATTCTTTGAACCAGGTCTTGACGTTGATCACTGCAATAATCCTATCCTGTTTTATATCAGCAATAACAATATCCAGCGGGTCTTTGCCATTGTCTTTAATTCGGCTGTTGGTCCAAATGCGTAAATGATCTTTGTCATCATATCGTTCAATTTCATTGATGATATAGTGGGCGAGGTACATTTTATAATCACATTCTTTAAAAGCACCGACCTTTTTAAATCCTTCAAAATATAATTGCTCTTCTGCTTTTAGAATGATGTCGTGTATGTTCATAGTAGGGGTCCATTTGTTTTTATGACTTATGCCGCAGCCCTTATGTTGTAACTATTATTTTGCCCGATGTACTAAAAACAAAAAAGTCACACCTGTGAAAGTGTGACTTTTGTAGAATATTTTATGTTGGATAATCTCTATCCTCTATATCTTGGTTTTCTGCCTTCGCCATTGCGTGGGTAAGAGCCTCCTCCGCCACCGCCACTACGACGATTGCCACGGAATCCTCCGCCACTGCCGCCACGACGGTTTCCTTTGAAACCACCACTGCGTTCTTTGCCTTTTTTCTTCTCTACCAATACTTTGCTTTCGCCGAAGTTAAGGTTGCTGAAGGCATCCAAAACGTCGTTTTCGTAATTGGAATCTACTTCAAAGAAAGAGAATTTCTGAAGGATGTCGATTTTACCAATTTCAACTTTGCGTTTCGGCAAGTTGTCATTGATCATACCGATCATTTTTAATTTATTGAAGCCTTCGTTTTCTTCACCTAAGTTGATGTAGAAACGCGTAAACTTGCTGTTTTCCTTATCACGACGATCGCGTTGCTTGCGCTCCTGAATGTTCAGGTCACGGGCGTTTTTGTAATAAGAAAGGATTTGGTTGAATTCAACAGAAACAAAGTGTTTGATCAACTCTTCACGGCTCATCTCAGCAAATTGTGCTGTGATTTCTTCCATGAAAGGAGCGATTTGTTCTTCGTTGATGTCTACATTTTCAACACGTGACATTAAGCTGAAAAGACGGGCTTTACAAACTTCATCACCACCAGGAACCAATTGCTTTTCGAATTTCTTACCAATGAAACGCTCGATATCTTTGATACGGTTCACATCACGGTTTGAAACGATCGCTACTGAAATCCCCTTGTTTCCTGCGCGACCTGTACGACCAGAACGGTGTACATATACTTCGCTATCATCAGGAAGATTATAGTTAATAACGTGTGTCAATTCATTAACATCCAACCCACGGGCAGCAACATCGGTTGCAACCAACAATTTAAGTTGTTTGTTACGGAAGCGGTTCATTACCTGATCACGCTGTCCTTGAGATAGTTCTCCATGAAGAGCATCTGCGTTGTAGCCGTCAGCTTGCAATTTTTCTGCAATGTCTTTAGCCTCTGCACGAGTTCTTGAGAAGATAATCCCGTAAATATCTGGGTTCATATCCGCAACACGCTTGATAGTCTCATAGCGGTCACTTCCGTGAACCAAATAATAAAAGTGCTTTACGTCATCTGAAGCTACATTTCTTTTTCCCATTTTGATAGTCAATGGGTTGGTCATGTAGTTGTCTGCGATGTTTTGGATCTCTTTCGGCATTGTTGCAGAGAACAACAATGTCTGACGTTCGTCAGATGTAGAAGAAAGGATGGTGTTCAAGTCTTCCTTGAAACCCATGTTCAGCATTTCATCAGCCTCATCCAATACCAACCAGTTGATATTAGAGAAGTTGAGAACACGTCGGTTAAGTAAGTCAATTGTACGTCCAGGCGTACCAACGATAACTTGAGCTCCACGTTTGATCGCTCTGATTTGAGAGTCGATTGGTGCACCACCATAAACTGAAACTACTTTAACGTCTCCCATATACTTCAGGAATCGTTCCATTTCCGTAGCGATCTGAATACATAGTTCGCGAGTAGGAGAAAGAATCAATAACTGAGCATTTTTCGATTTTGGATCAATTCGGTGAAGAATTGGCAATCCAAAAGCCGCAGTTTTACCCGTTCCGGTCTGCGCCAAGGCTACTAAATCCTGATCCGTTGACAGGATATGAGGAATGGTTTTGGATTGAATCGGAGAAGGTGTTTCGAAACCCATTTCCGTGATGGCATCCAAAAGTTCATTCCGAAGCCCTGTTTCTTGAAAATTCTGCATATATTGTTTTATATTATTGTAGGGGCTGCTGCAATAATCCTGCCTAAAAATTTCAAGATTTGTACCCGCAACCCGGTATTGGAGTGCAAAGGTACGTTTTCTTTTGGTTAAATCACCAATATGCTATCAAATTATTAATGAGTTGGGGCTTTAAGTGATAAAAGTACAATAAGTACCTATTAAAAGCTTGTTTCACTTTGGTGTTTTTTGGCCAAAAAAAAGGCATTGCTGTTTTTAGCAATGCCTTTTTCTGAAAATCGGACTATATTAAGCCATAGAATGGAAAACGTTCAAAACGTCGTCGTCTTCTTCAATTTTCGCCAATAATTTTTCCACATCGGCAGCGTCTTCTTCGCTAAGTTCCTTGGTTACCTGTGGGATACGTTCGAATCCTGAAGAAAGAATTTCCATGCCACGTGCTTCAAGTTCTTTCTGAAGACCACCGTAGCTGGCGAATTCGCCATATACCATAATGTCATCTTCATCGCCGTCCACAAATACTTCTTCGGCGCCAAAGTCAATCAATTCAAGTTCTAATTCCTCCACATCGATATCTCCCGGATTTTTCAGGCGGAAGTTACAAGTGTGGTCAAACATAAATTCTACAGAACCTGACGTTCCCAGGCTACCGTTGCATTTATTGAAATAAGAACGAATGTTGGCCACCGTTCTTTTATTGTTATCTGTAGCAGTCTCGATAAGGATAGCGATACCATGAGGCGCATAGCCTTCAAATAAAGCCTCTTTATAGTCAGAGGTATCTTTTGAGGAAGCTTTTTTAATAGCGCGCTCGATATTGTCTTTTGGCATATTCTCCGCTTTTGCGTTTTGGAGAATTGCTCTAAGGCGAGAGTTGCTGTCTGGATCCGGGCCACTTTCTTTTACTGCGATAGTGATCTCACGACCGATTTTAGTGAAAGTCTTGGACATATGTGCCCAACGCTTCATTTTTCTCGCCTTCCGGAATTCAAATGCTCTTCCCATTTTATACCTTGATATTTTTTTGTCAATAAGTTTAGGCAGCCTTTGGGGCTGCGATATTTCGCAATTTAGTAATTCTAATTTATTACATACAAATAACAGACTTGAAATTTGACAGACAAGCAGTGTTTCCTTTAAATTATTTAGTGGTTTAGCTGGTTGGTTTGAAGCAGGAGATAGGGTGGTAAGTTGTTGGTGTATTGGGAGCTGTGGGAGGTGTTGTTATTCAGGCTTTGCTGTGATTTGCTTTATTAATGATTGTTTTATTATTCTATTGGGTTAAGCTTCAGTGGGCAATTATTACAGGGGCGGAAGTCAAAAAATATTGCGAAGGTTGAAGTGCTTACCGAGGGGTGTTTATGTAAGAGCGTCATCGTAATTTGTAAAATGGGTTCAAGGAAGGGGGGGCTGTAATGAATTGTACCTAAAACGATCGTTACCTTATTGGTGCAGAACCTAAAAATTCTGAAAACCGCAATTCGTATGTTTGAATAGTGAATGGTAACCGTTTTGTAAGGCAGGGTATGATGTAAGTTTTTAATAAAAAATTAACTTTTATTTACATTATTGGCGGTAACCCGACGTGTATAGCTTTTTTGTTAATCCTCCGTCTTTTAGGTTAATAGCCACTGTATTAGTCTTTTATGGGGGTGTTTTCAGGGTGGATTGAATTTGTTATATTTTAAATATGATAGATGAAATAATGTTTTTATGTACCAAATGCAGGTTGAATGCGGGTAATTTATGGAGGCTTATTGTTTTAAAAGTCGTCTTTTTTGGTGGATATATAGTATAATTTGAAAAGGCATTAGATTAAATTTGGAAAAAATATAGATTTTGGGAGTGGGGAAGGGTTCGCCTTTCTTAGCTTTTGCCTTTTATCAGAAAACAAAACATCAACCAATATTGACTCAAATGAAGGATAAACTACCTATCCAGATCCTGATGCTGTTCTTGATGCTGAACGTAATAACTTCTGCAACTTCAACTTCTTTAGCTTCTGACAAAGCCTATAACAAGCCTTTACAGTATAGCAACTTTGGGCCTACCAATCTTAGTGAAGAGCACGCAGCGATGGACACCCTGCTGTACAACCGTATCTTTGCTGATTTCTTGATTATTGCTTCCAGTACGGCGGCAAACATTGAACTTATTGATGCCCACGAAACGGGCAACGATAGCGGTGCGACCAATGTTAATCAACCAGAGGTGAAGGTAAAGACCAGCCTGGCTGCTGCCGTTAAGGGTGCTATTTTTATCGACGGAACAGAATTGGACAATTTCCCACTCACCAGTGCTATGGTCGATGAAACATTTAAGCTTTATCCTTTGGGGGGGAATCCCGGAGATCCTTTGCCTGACGGTTCTTATGAGTTAAAGCTTACCGTATATGATAATGGAGATAACGTCATTGGTAATTCTCAGACCTATGATTTATTTGTCGATACCGTACAACCAGACCCGTGGACGGTAGCGCTGGCGCAGGATTCGAACACGGGCTTCAATCCTGACGATAATTTCTCCAATGTGGCTAAACCTAAAATGGAGTTTAGAGGCGTCACCGAAATAGGTACTTTTTTCTATATTAAAGTGAGTTATAAACCGCTGCCGGGAGGACAAACAAAAACCTTTGCGGAGGTCCCTGTAAAAGATTACTATGCAGTCAATTTAGGCGATATTATCGGGGGGGAACTTGGTGATGGTTCTTTTGAGGTTTTCTGTACGGTTTCGGATGGTGCTGGTAATGAAAGTGTTCGGTCGATAAAAGAAACCATCAATATTGACACTACAGCACCTGTTGATCCAACGGCTATTGTGATGCAGGACGCTTCAGGGAATGATATCGGTAGTGTTACCGCTATAACACAGCCTTACTTTGAAACTTCTGGAGAGGCTTCTGGTCTAATGACCTTCGTGTTTACGAAGGGCGGGGCTACGGTGTCAACAGTAACTCTTGATAAAAGAACAGAATCTGTCAGTGGATTGGATGATTACCTTGTACAGGTAGGAAGTCAGCTTGCAGATGGTAATTATAGTGTAACTGCCTCCCTTACCGATAAAGCCGGGAACGTTTCTTCCGCTTCACCAACTTTTAATTTTAAAATAGATACCACTCCTCCTCCTGTTCCATCGCAGCCTCAGTTGGTGGCCGATGACGATACCGGGGATCAAGGAGATAATATAACAAGCAAAAAAACGGTAAGATTTGAAGGGACCGCAGAGCAGGGCAGCACGGTTACGCTTACTGCAGTAAATGGCGGCGTGTCTATAACAGGTAGCGCAGTAGTAGATGCGGCAGGAAAATATGTGGTAACGCTGGATTTTAATGGCGAAGCTGATGCCACCTACAGTATTACTGCTACGGCGACCGACCCGGCAGGAAATACCTCCAACCCAACTCAGGCAATTTCATTTACCATAGACTCAACACCACCCGCAGTACCAAGCAACCCTGTGTTGTCTGCGGATACTGATACCGGCCGTAGTGATTCCGATATGGTAACGAATGCGCAAACGGTTAAAATCATCGGAACGACGGAGAATCCATCCTATGTAACCATTGAAATCAGTGGTGAGGAAAACCGTACCGTAGGGCCAGTTAAATTCACCACAGGAAATTATGCTTTTGATGTGGCAGGTCTTCCGGAAGGTAACTATACCCTCAAAGCACTTGCCGTTGATATTGCCGGAAATGGTCCGGTGGCATCTGTAGGTGTTACCAATATGGTTATTGACCGTCAAGCACCTTCAGCACCGATCGCAGCAGTTTTAAACAACGACCCTGCTGATGATACTGGCGACTTGGGAGACCATATTACCTCCAATAAAAATGGTAGACTGGTCGGGAGTT from Persicobacter psychrovividus includes the following:
- a CDS encoding DEAD/DEAH box helicase, giving the protein MQNFQETGLRNELLDAITEMGFETPSPIQSKTIPHILSTDQDLVALAQTGTGKTAAFGLPILHRIDPKSKNAQLLILSPTRELCIQIATEMERFLKYMGDVKVVSVYGGAPIDSQIRAIKRGAQVIVGTPGRTIDLLNRRVLNFSNINWLVLDEADEMLNMGFKEDLNTILSSTSDERQTLLFSATMPKEIQNIADNYMTNPLTIKMGKRNVASDDVKHFYYLVHGSDRYETIKRVADMNPDIYGIIFSRTRAEAKDIAEKLQADGYNADALHGELSQGQRDQVMNRFRNKQLKLLVATDVAARGLDVNELTHVINYNLPDDSEVYVHRSGRTGRAGNKGISVAIVSNRDVNRIKDIERFIGKKFEKQLVPGGDEVCKARLFSLMSRVENVDINEEQIAPFMEEITAQFAEMSREELIKHFVSVEFNQILSYYKNARDLNIQERKQRDRRDKENSKFTRFYINLGEENEGFNKLKMIGMINDNLPKRKVEIGKIDILQKFSFFEVDSNYENDVLDAFSNLNFGESKVLVEKKKGKERSGGFKGNRRGGSGGGFRGNRRSGGGGGGSYPRNGEGRKPRYRG
- a CDS encoding YebC/PmpR family DNA-binding transcriptional regulator → MGRAFEFRKARKMKRWAHMSKTFTKIGREITIAVKESGPDPDSNSRLRAILQNAKAENMPKDNIERAIKKASSKDTSDYKEALFEGYAPHGIAILIETATDNNKRTVANIRSYFNKCNGSLGTSGSVEFMFDHTCNFRLKNPGDIDVEELELELIDFGAEEVFVDGDEDDIMVYGEFASYGGLQKELEARGMEILSSGFERIPQVTKELSEEDAADVEKLLAKIEEDDDVLNVFHSMA